From one Caldithrix abyssi DSM 13497 genomic stretch:
- a CDS encoding serine/threonine-protein kinase, whose product MERIGKYQKIKTLGSGGMATVYLVRDELTGMKMAMKLLYDHYAEDPHIRKRFLQEARLQLDLNHPNIVRCYNVERVDNKYFILLEYIPGPALSEVIKQRGHGLKLEEIVPVFTQILAGMDYAHQKGVIHRDIKPMNILLSEYSGYFHGYEVAKISDFGIAKALDQEGHTRTGAQLGSPYFMSPEQIQNAAGVDHRSDIYSLGVLLYQLATGKLPYHPTDNPIKLMEEIVKEPIIDPRTFNKDIPNWLVDVINKATDKDPEKRFQTCSQFSNLIFAHFTQAQQPTKNSRVTVQKKTPVVSERPKKKPTKSRSNIDNRQSNWLPLVLGVVVAVFLLAGVIFWQFNSRTSLDKYIGEPVEQVQQELINKGHEVITEYVYRENIPHDQVFNLEFTDHSKSAVRLWVSKGPKYLYLPDLIGADVFAAINYLKKQGLKVNLKKVKNRSNAMGAVLKTVPPAKTLCKNGDEVTLVASYNAAAPLKDEIKFSPNAIKYLKKNNLLISNTLLEQTFSGAESDYKTFTELNTDMMTVAIENDRLIINKKQSKGAMAYYFPVDLNGATSGIIARLDLARDFPASRNENLGLSVKYEDDFLYTSLLDMINHKLSIALLQNKKTFKWKEYPMSFSQFKNKNILIVEVIALNDEIVLLINGEMQNKTKLPLNRALKQIGLLLPEKAGSILLDNLIIDGLI is encoded by the coding sequence ATGGAGAGAATCGGAAAATACCAGAAAATCAAAACACTTGGCTCTGGCGGTATGGCCACGGTTTACCTGGTGCGGGATGAGCTTACTGGTATGAAAATGGCTATGAAACTGCTTTACGACCATTACGCGGAAGATCCACATATACGTAAACGTTTTTTGCAAGAAGCGCGTCTGCAACTGGACTTAAACCATCCCAATATTGTGCGCTGTTACAATGTGGAACGGGTTGATAACAAGTATTTTATTCTTCTGGAATATATTCCCGGGCCGGCTCTTAGCGAGGTGATTAAGCAGAGGGGCCATGGCCTGAAGCTTGAAGAAATTGTTCCTGTTTTTACACAAATTCTTGCCGGTATGGATTATGCCCATCAAAAGGGAGTGATTCATCGCGATATCAAGCCAATGAATATCCTTCTTTCGGAATATTCCGGTTATTTTCATGGATATGAAGTGGCCAAAATAAGTGATTTTGGAATTGCCAAGGCGCTGGATCAAGAGGGGCATACGCGAACGGGCGCCCAGTTAGGTTCGCCCTATTTTATGAGTCCGGAACAAATCCAGAACGCGGCCGGCGTTGATCATCGTTCCGATATTTACAGCCTGGGCGTGTTGCTCTACCAATTAGCCACAGGAAAATTGCCGTACCATCCCACTGACAATCCTATTAAATTGATGGAAGAAATCGTTAAAGAACCCATCATTGATCCGAGGACTTTTAATAAGGATATTCCCAACTGGCTGGTTGATGTCATTAATAAAGCGACCGATAAAGATCCGGAAAAGAGATTTCAGACCTGTTCTCAGTTTTCAAATTTGATTTTTGCCCATTTTACGCAGGCGCAGCAACCAACGAAAAATAGTCGTGTGACTGTGCAGAAAAAAACTCCGGTCGTAAGCGAGCGCCCGAAAAAGAAGCCCACTAAATCCAGAAGCAATATAGATAATCGTCAATCTAACTGGCTGCCCCTGGTTCTGGGCGTGGTAGTGGCGGTCTTTTTGCTGGCAGGCGTCATATTCTGGCAATTTAACAGCAGAACATCGCTGGATAAATATATTGGCGAGCCTGTAGAACAGGTGCAGCAGGAGCTAATAAATAAGGGCCATGAAGTAATAACCGAATATGTTTACAGAGAGAATATTCCGCACGATCAGGTATTTAATCTGGAATTTACCGACCATTCGAAATCCGCTGTCCGTTTGTGGGTGAGCAAAGGGCCCAAATACTTATATTTGCCTGATCTGATTGGCGCGGACGTGTTTGCGGCAATTAACTACCTGAAAAAACAGGGCCTAAAAGTTAATTTGAAGAAAGTTAAAAACCGGTCGAATGCAATGGGCGCCGTGTTAAAAACCGTTCCCCCGGCAAAAACGCTCTGTAAAAATGGGGATGAAGTTACCCTCGTTGCGAGTTACAATGCCGCCGCCCCTTTAAAAGATGAAATAAAGTTTTCACCAAACGCTATCAAATATTTGAAAAAAAATAATCTATTAATTTCTAATACGTTACTGGAACAGACCTTTTCCGGCGCGGAATCTGACTATAAAACTTTCACCGAATTAAATACAGATATGATGACGGTAGCAATCGAAAACGACCGCTTAATCATCAATAAAAAGCAATCAAAAGGTGCAATGGCCTATTATTTTCCGGTTGACTTAAATGGCGCAACCTCGGGAATTATTGCCCGATTAGATCTTGCCCGGGACTTTCCCGCATCTCGAAATGAGAATCTGGGCCTTTCCGTAAAATACGAAGATGATTTTTTGTACACCTCACTTTTAGATATGATCAATCATAAATTATCGATTGCCCTTTTGCAGAATAAGAAGACCTTTAAATGGAAAGAATATCCTATGTCTTTTTCTCAATTCAAAAACAAAAATATTTTAATCGTCGAGGTCATTGCCCTTAATGATGAAATAGTTCTTTTGATAAATGGCGAAATGCAGAATAAAACAAAACTTCCGTTAAATCGGGCATTGAAGCAAATCGGATTGCTTTTGCCTGAAAAGGCCGGAAGTATTTTGCTCGACAATCTCATCATTGACGGTTTGATTTAA
- a CDS encoding serine/threonine protein kinase, which translates to MDVKLKDLIITKKLGEGGIASVYLAMHKKLGKPFALKTLLPKYAANPRIKKRFLTEAGILLALKHPNIIRCYDVFEEDNKIYLLLEYVPGLNLAQLIEQIGEPLSLNLMLAYFKQILNALQYLHEKGIVHRDIKPHNIFVYDSGMGFSEHSVVKLGDLGIAKALGVSDLTRSDVRLGTYSFMSPEQIQNPANVDHRSDIYSLGATFYYVCTAKTPYPQKNNSITELVNAIMTNNIIPIASQNRNVPVWLQKIIIKMMAREPEQRFKTCNEILQRLDEIRLNKLKKAQNPGCLLVLANYLTISFLLILLLMLMQN; encoded by the coding sequence GTGGACGTTAAGCTTAAGGATTTAATTATAACCAAAAAGTTGGGAGAAGGCGGCATCGCTTCGGTTTATCTGGCAATGCATAAAAAGCTTGGTAAACCGTTCGCTTTAAAAACCCTGTTGCCGAAATATGCCGCAAATCCAAGAATCAAAAAGAGATTTTTAACCGAAGCAGGTATATTACTTGCGCTAAAACATCCCAACATCATCCGTTGTTACGACGTTTTTGAAGAGGATAATAAAATCTATTTACTGTTGGAGTATGTGCCGGGGCTCAATTTAGCGCAATTAATTGAACAAATCGGGGAGCCACTGTCATTGAATTTAATGCTGGCATATTTTAAACAGATTTTAAATGCGCTTCAGTATTTGCATGAAAAAGGCATCGTGCACCGCGATATTAAACCGCATAATATTTTTGTGTACGATTCGGGAATGGGATTCAGTGAACATAGTGTGGTCAAGCTGGGAGACCTGGGAATTGCCAAAGCGCTGGGCGTAAGCGATTTAACGCGTAGCGATGTTCGCCTGGGTACCTATTCGTTCATGAGTCCGGAACAAATTCAAAATCCGGCGAATGTGGATCACCGTTCCGATATTTACAGCCTGGGAGCAACATTCTATTATGTGTGCACGGCAAAAACTCCCTATCCCCAGAAGAACAATTCTATTACTGAACTGGTAAATGCAATAATGACCAACAATATTATCCCTATTGCCAGTCAAAACCGGAATGTGCCGGTATGGTTACAAAAAATCATTATCAAAATGATGGCCAGGGAGCCAGAACAACGTTTTAAAACCTGTAACGAAATTTTGCAAAGGCTGGATGAAATTCGCTTAAATAAGTTGAAAAAAGCGCAAAACCCCGGTTGTCTGTTGGTTTTGGCCAATTATCTGACCATTAGTTTTCTGTTAATTTTACTTTTAATGCTTATGCAGAATTGA
- a CDS encoding FHA domain-containing protein — protein sequence MKHWTITVRNAKREVLIRYQIDQKRLTIGSGKATDLRLPGEDVDEINLVVEVKGPKLIITPAGKTPAILNGNILKATEFVKAGDQILLGSYLLSFQQAPGPEKKEQTEPVWEIMLTFSHTGQTERVKTLPGYFCFDEQKRDMYWSPDLHDENRLVKVAIEKGQFVARNLFNKPGILFNGRPLKKEKISEGDTISINGIHCIFSLTQGAPKPKKKSAMRRLYDTTFSYTQLKKEKRINQILIPSLFVLFLVFFVFGIRYIQGPNPQELRDQIVKKLSSEEFTRQSMAEKEELLADCVADISVLSDMKPYYQTIIQNLNDLEQQSGFKILSVVIPSKTKESLKHFKQDLNTLFLYNTHLNRTYDSFIAYQRAADQFRESPLSSNAQHLKITANQFLSAYRLLDVESQKLLKIADSFSETMDWLKTNANKLSGIEALSGVVLLVNDVSISYQNAVNNINQIQSKFEPFVQDTEEIESLLIKLEKHRGR from the coding sequence ATGAAACATTGGACCATCACCGTTCGCAATGCAAAGCGGGAAGTACTGATCCGCTATCAGATCGATCAAAAACGGCTGACCATTGGTTCCGGAAAAGCAACGGATCTAAGACTGCCCGGCGAAGATGTTGATGAAATCAATCTCGTTGTCGAGGTAAAAGGGCCAAAGTTGATTATTACGCCGGCAGGAAAGACGCCGGCTATTTTAAACGGCAACATCTTAAAGGCGACGGAGTTTGTAAAGGCCGGCGATCAGATATTATTGGGCAGTTATTTATTGTCTTTTCAACAAGCGCCGGGGCCGGAAAAAAAAGAGCAAACGGAACCTGTATGGGAAATCATGTTAACTTTTTCTCACACCGGACAAACAGAACGCGTTAAAACATTGCCCGGTTACTTTTGTTTTGATGAACAAAAGCGGGATATGTATTGGTCGCCAGACCTGCATGACGAAAACCGACTGGTAAAGGTTGCGATTGAAAAAGGCCAGTTTGTAGCCCGAAATTTATTCAATAAACCCGGTATTCTGTTCAACGGGAGGCCGTTAAAGAAAGAAAAGATATCGGAAGGCGATACAATCTCCATTAATGGAATCCATTGTATTTTTTCTTTGACTCAGGGAGCGCCAAAGCCGAAAAAGAAAAGCGCCATGCGCAGACTTTATGACACCACCTTTTCATACACTCAATTAAAAAAGGAAAAGCGAATAAATCAAATTCTGATTCCATCTTTATTTGTGCTGTTTTTAGTCTTTTTTGTGTTTGGCATTCGTTATATTCAAGGGCCCAATCCACAGGAACTTAGAGATCAAATCGTAAAAAAGTTATCGTCTGAGGAATTTACCCGGCAAAGTATGGCAGAAAAAGAAGAATTATTGGCTGATTGTGTTGCCGATATAAGCGTCCTGTCGGATATGAAACCATACTACCAAACGATTATCCAGAATTTAAATGATTTAGAACAACAATCGGGTTTCAAAATACTGAGTGTTGTAATCCCCTCAAAGACCAAAGAATCTCTTAAACATTTTAAACAAGATTTAAACACGCTTTTTTTGTACAACACCCATTTAAACAGGACCTATGATTCATTCATCGCCTATCAACGGGCCGCCGATCAGTTCAGAGAAAGTCCTCTCTCATCTAATGCACAACATCTTAAAATAACCGCCAATCAATTTTTATCGGCCTATCGTCTTTTAGATGTTGAAAGCCAAAAGCTTTTAAAAATAGCGGATTCTTTTTCTGAAACTATGGATTGGTTAAAAACGAACGCCAATAAATTGAGCGGTATCGAAGCGTTATCTGGCGTTGTACTTTTGGTTAACGATGTGTCCATCAGTTATCAAAACGCGGTTAATAATATCAATCAAATACAATCTAAATTTGAACCTTTTGTTCAGGATACAGAAGAAATCGAATCTTTATTGATTAAGCTCGAAAAGCATCGTGGACGTTAA
- a CDS encoding Stp1/IreP family PP2C-type Ser/Thr phosphatase, which yields MVKNYELFNISDVGKRRQNNEDYYAAFQNEGWLLLVLCDGMGGVEGGEIASQLAVKAIGEYFKKKFNEPISFFVNSVKFANEVIRKRSAQKQHLAEMGTTLVAVLFNGKEIFYAHVGDSRLYLFRDKKLIQLTNDHTYVSELVKRGVLSNSQATNHQYKNRISRCIGYLNSEPEIASSPVPVKEGDIFLLCSDGLTDMVSDEKIAQILNSTSNLDKTAQKLIREANKNGGRDNITIQLLKIKDPASIRGKNLSGQPKKNKKKWVVILSALSVLIVTGLFFTLYQKSLIKRVVSKSKTVISPIMTNDNSNKILNDRGSEKNKEKILNIGEFHSLLFLPPSRKEREAFLHSIRIKLDTIKIHTLYYPKNEPIAIQKSDGRFKLMVSAGTPGDSLTDEASKIKFLQDLGFDKLFGEDSTSAQPDTSVEKQVKQTEQK from the coding sequence ATGGTCAAAAACTACGAATTGTTTAATATATCAGATGTGGGGAAAAGACGTCAGAATAATGAAGACTATTATGCCGCATTCCAGAATGAAGGGTGGTTGCTGCTGGTTTTGTGCGATGGAATGGGCGGCGTAGAAGGGGGCGAGATTGCCAGCCAGTTGGCAGTAAAGGCCATCGGAGAATATTTTAAAAAGAAATTCAATGAACCCATTTCATTCTTTGTAAATTCTGTAAAATTTGCCAACGAAGTGATTCGTAAACGTTCGGCGCAAAAACAACATCTGGCAGAAATGGGTACCACCCTGGTTGCCGTTCTTTTTAATGGTAAAGAAATTTTCTATGCCCATGTGGGCGATAGCCGTTTATATTTGTTTCGCGATAAAAAATTAATCCAGCTAACCAATGATCATACCTATGTTAGCGAATTAGTAAAACGCGGTGTGTTGAGTAACTCGCAGGCTACAAACCATCAGTATAAAAATCGGATTTCCAGGTGCATCGGATATCTGAACTCTGAGCCGGAAATTGCTTCTTCGCCTGTGCCCGTAAAAGAAGGCGATATCTTTTTACTCTGTTCGGACGGGTTGACAGATATGGTGAGCGATGAAAAAATCGCACAAATTCTGAATAGCACATCCAACCTGGATAAAACCGCACAAAAATTAATCCGGGAGGCAAATAAAAACGGCGGGCGTGATAATATCACCATCCAGTTACTAAAAATAAAAGATCCCGCCTCGATAAGAGGAAAAAATCTAAGTGGGCAACCCAAGAAAAATAAAAAGAAATGGGTTGTAATTTTGTCCGCTCTGTCTGTGTTAATAGTTACTGGCTTATTTTTTACATTATATCAAAAATCACTAATTAAAAGAGTCGTTTCCAAATCGAAAACCGTTATATCGCCGATTATGACTAATGATAATTCAAATAAAATATTGAATGACAGAGGATCAGAGAAGAACAAAGAAAAAATCCTGAATATCGGTGAGTTCCATTCTTTGCTGTTTCTCCCGCCATCCCGTAAAGAAAGAGAAGCCTTTCTGCATTCCATTCGGATCAAGCTGGATACCATAAAAATACACACCCTTTATTATCCCAAAAATGAACCCATCGCCATCCAAAAAAGCGATGGCCGTTTTAAATTAATGGTATCTGCAGGAACGCCCGGCGATTCTTTGACGGATGAGGCGAGTAAAATTAAGTTTCTTCAGGATCTTGGTTTCGATAAACTTTTTGGCGAGGATTCCACAAGCGCACAGCCGGATACCAGCGTTGAAAAACAGGTAAAACAAACTGAACAAAAATAG
- a CDS encoding FHA domain-containing protein, which translates to MKLLLLAFSLLFFSILWGGELNLQIVQEPAGIYPTDQLVIRLQGETQNRLPVIRPSDVTLKIGEEKIDDFSIEPYIHSGKPVDILFCVDISGSMNKNPIGEVKQAIKDFTKRLKPPIRIGLCAFGNEFYLLQPFTTDYELIRNKVQKLTAKENLTELYYGIYKAINVFDQYKSPPLRFLILFSDGKNDGSLAYTLDDCIEEAINKQVKVFSVGYTRVNPIYLKNLEKISDFTAGAYQHPQKRQDILKAYQQIKNNIMAFYVVQYNLKAEPGGLNGPLAIEIHTANDTLRTISERVIATPERFSTWSMVAILLIVLSSMGLTIGIYLRKKQDVEAVEREAREKENWYERELKKFRKNLDYVGQLLNNKEREKESAEADKLNRTLVLEKGLPTVCVLRGKNDDPIVIENYPTKIGKSPSCQIQINNPKVSREHALIDYQDGQIVITDLGSTNGVWLNGKKVKQAVLNDGDVLSFGPVGYQVELIRY; encoded by the coding sequence ATGAAGTTATTGTTGCTGGCGTTTAGTTTATTGTTTTTTTCAATCCTCTGGGGTGGGGAGCTTAACCTCCAAATTGTGCAAGAGCCTGCGGGCATCTATCCGACCGATCAGTTGGTTATTCGTCTGCAAGGGGAAACGCAGAATCGCTTGCCTGTCATTCGACCTTCTGATGTGACTCTCAAAATCGGCGAAGAAAAGATCGATGACTTTTCTATTGAACCTTATATCCATTCCGGAAAGCCCGTAGATATTCTTTTTTGTGTTGATATTAGCGGGAGTATGAATAAAAACCCGATTGGTGAAGTAAAACAGGCTATCAAAGATTTTACCAAAAGGCTAAAACCGCCAATTCGAATCGGGCTTTGCGCTTTTGGAAACGAATTTTATCTGCTTCAACCTTTTACAACGGATTATGAATTAATCCGTAACAAGGTCCAAAAATTAACGGCTAAAGAGAACCTTACTGAACTCTATTACGGAATCTACAAAGCGATCAATGTTTTCGATCAATACAAAAGCCCTCCACTCCGTTTTTTGATTCTTTTTTCGGATGGAAAAAATGATGGTTCGCTGGCCTATACGCTGGATGATTGTATTGAAGAGGCCATCAATAAACAGGTTAAGGTATTTTCCGTCGGATATACCAGAGTGAATCCTATCTATCTGAAGAATCTGGAAAAAATATCGGATTTTACAGCCGGCGCCTACCAGCATCCCCAAAAAAGACAGGATATCCTCAAAGCGTATCAACAGATTAAAAACAACATCATGGCTTTTTATGTTGTTCAATACAATTTAAAAGCAGAGCCAGGGGGCTTAAACGGTCCCCTGGCCATAGAAATTCATACCGCTAATGATACCTTGAGGACCATAAGCGAAAGAGTAATCGCCACGCCTGAGAGATTTTCGACGTGGAGTATGGTTGCGATTTTGCTTATTGTTTTAAGCAGCATGGGGCTTACAATCGGAATTTATCTTCGCAAAAAGCAGGATGTTGAAGCGGTGGAACGTGAGGCCAGAGAGAAGGAAAACTGGTATGAAAGGGAATTGAAAAAATTTCGCAAGAATCTGGATTACGTCGGCCAACTGTTAAATAATAAAGAGAGGGAAAAAGAAAGCGCTGAAGCGGATAAGCTTAATCGCACTTTAGTTTTAGAAAAAGGATTACCCACCGTTTGCGTTTTACGAGGCAAAAATGATGATCCGATAGTCATTGAAAATTATCCGACTAAAATTGGCAAATCACCTTCCTGCCAGATTCAAATCAATAATCCAAAGGTCTCAAGGGAGCACGCACTAATCGATTATCAGGATGGGCAAATCGTAATCACGGATTTGGGGAGCACCAATGGCGTTTGGCTAAATGGGAAAAAAGTAAAACAAGCCGTTTTGAACGATGGCGACGTTTTGTCTTTTGGGCCGGTTGGTTATCAGGTGGAGTTAATACGGTACTAA
- a CDS encoding FHA domain-containing protein, translated as MKKRIGRGKDNDLIIPSDFAKVSTHHCIIELQSDGNYYLTDIGSRNGTTINGQLIPQNKPQRIGPTDEIILGNQYTLTWDQVLSLFKEKTRRRSSAPSAVSAPAPSVSVQDTNDYVYKYGGFWVRFGASIFDMLIVNLGVLFIGLFFALLANALADGPGGFRPGSGFTVFISFLMIIFAWLYFALQWSSRYQATVGMRLFQIFLVDNDLNPVTFGRATGRFFAQILSSLVLIGHVMCGFHPEKRAFHDILSRTRVVRYERPQDFLQKDYFEDI; from the coding sequence ATGAAAAAACGTATAGGCAGAGGAAAAGACAACGATTTAATTATTCCGTCTGATTTTGCAAAAGTATCAACGCACCATTGTATTATTGAATTGCAAAGCGATGGTAATTATTACCTGACGGATATTGGAAGCCGCAACGGAACAACGATTAACGGTCAACTCATTCCCCAGAACAAGCCTCAACGAATTGGCCCCACAGATGAGATCATCCTGGGTAATCAATATACCCTGACCTGGGATCAAGTATTATCTCTGTTTAAAGAAAAAACACGAAGAAGAAGTAGCGCGCCATCGGCGGTTTCAGCGCCGGCGCCTTCAGTATCGGTTCAGGATACCAATGATTATGTTTACAAATATGGCGGCTTTTGGGTACGATTCGGAGCCTCAATTTTCGATATGTTAATTGTAAATCTGGGCGTCCTTTTCATAGGACTTTTCTTTGCTTTGCTCGCCAATGCCCTGGCGGATGGGCCGGGTGGTTTCAGACCGGGCAGTGGTTTTACGGTGTTCATTTCTTTCCTTATGATAATTTTTGCCTGGTTATATTTTGCATTACAATGGTCTTCAAGATATCAGGCAACCGTGGGGATGCGTTTATTTCAGATATTTCTGGTCGATAACGATTTAAATCCGGTTACCTTTGGCCGGGCAACCGGTAGGTTTTTTGCTCAGATTTTGTCTTCACTGGTTTTGATCGGTCATGTGATGTGTGGCTTTCATCCTGAAAAACGCGCCTTTCATGATATTCTGAGTAGAACGCGCGTTGTGCGTTATGAACGACCACAAGATTTTTTGCAAAAGGATTATTTTGAAGACATTTAG
- a CDS encoding FHA domain-containing protein has translation MAFTKCRMGHVYDDSKFSECPFCKSAEEEENMVNLDSEETAALESTVPDYDTLPQDDPPIQKRIMSDETIPDQTVPDKILEKDEESALIAQKRATVKKRIEGFLVTYSHNPYGDHYPLYLGKNSIGRNTNNDIVINDMAMSGDHAIILFRGNKTFIEDKLSVNGTFINDGEESIDRATLKDNDIIKMGKTVFKIKIIGEAPGKEN, from the coding sequence ATGGCTTTTACCAAATGTAGAATGGGGCATGTTTATGATGATTCAAAATTTAGTGAATGCCCGTTTTGTAAGAGTGCAGAAGAAGAGGAAAATATGGTCAATCTGGATTCCGAAGAGACAGCCGCATTAGAGAGCACCGTGCCAGATTATGACACGTTACCTCAAGATGATCCGCCGATTCAAAAAAGAATAATGAGTGATGAAACAATACCAGACCAGACCGTCCCCGACAAAATTCTGGAAAAAGACGAAGAGAGTGCGCTTATTGCGCAAAAACGCGCAACCGTGAAAAAACGAATTGAAGGATTTCTCGTCACCTATAGCCACAATCCCTATGGCGATCATTATCCGCTTTATCTTGGAAAAAATAGCATCGGGCGTAATACGAATAATGATATTGTCATCAATGATATGGCGATGAGCGGCGACCATGCGATCATTCTTTTCAGAGGCAATAAGACTTTTATCGAAGACAAGTTAAGCGTTAACGGTACATTTATTAACGACGGAGAAGAATCTATTGACCGCGCTACTTTAAAAGACAATGATATCATCAAAATGGGTAAGACGGTATTCAAAATCAAAATAATTGGCGAAGCGCCTGGAAAGGAAAATTAA
- a CDS encoding TolB family protein produces the protein MKKMLFILIAFVFVSFVQAQKVSIKNFRKLELTGKYNYRNVLLSPDGRFLSYVILNNKNYYQYIYDLQKDQTIKLGKPISSSGDFLQFGSVDAQERTGELCWKYEKKYNELYFDFVHVVNMGKENLYTGVIKLNNPDLSWFQGKDIPENKSFMKYPKIEDAGFIQIFYPSFARTVDYIRGRPIFYVAFTVDRRLVFFDHQVNGRYKSIFQIKKSDEEKYDDFTTKEIYTELVPKFSPDDNYLVFMRDYKENSDILLADRKGRKGRFFSRDNISTVAASSAIETSPEWSPDGTKIAYFSDKGHTQKYSIWIYDLRTGRNTELVSNVNLNDSRNKGPQWVGNSGLLYVANDIQLKDPLMYYHIPTQKAIQLPTGTASNLDISVVPIGNGTYRVAFTSRGSVENKDELIWTKIYVMDLTIEL, from the coding sequence ATGAAAAAGATGCTATTCATTTTAATAGCTTTTGTGTTTGTTAGCTTTGTGCAGGCCCAGAAGGTGTCTATTAAAAATTTTAGGAAATTAGAGTTAACCGGTAAATATAACTACCGCAATGTTCTGCTCTCGCCGGATGGTCGTTTTTTGAGTTATGTCATCTTAAACAACAAAAACTACTATCAATACATTTACGATCTGCAAAAAGATCAGACTATTAAATTAGGTAAGCCAATAAGTTCTTCTGGCGATTTTTTACAATTTGGCAGCGTTGACGCTCAGGAAAGGACCGGAGAATTGTGTTGGAAGTACGAAAAAAAATATAATGAACTCTATTTCGATTTTGTTCATGTAGTCAATATGGGCAAAGAAAATTTGTACACAGGCGTAATTAAGTTAAATAATCCTGATTTATCCTGGTTTCAGGGAAAGGATATTCCTGAGAACAAATCATTTATGAAGTATCCCAAAATTGAAGATGCGGGTTTTATTCAGATTTTTTATCCCAGTTTTGCACGGACGGTTGATTATATAAGGGGGCGTCCTATCTTTTATGTGGCGTTTACGGTCGATCGCCGTCTGGTCTTTTTTGATCACCAAGTAAACGGCAGGTATAAATCGATTTTTCAAATTAAAAAATCAGACGAAGAAAAATATGATGATTTTACAACAAAAGAAATTTATACGGAATTGGTGCCTAAGTTTTCGCCCGATGACAACTATCTGGTTTTCATGCGAGACTACAAAGAAAACAGCGATATACTTTTAGCCGATCGTAAAGGCCGGAAAGGGCGCTTTTTTAGCAGAGATAATATATCAACCGTTGCCGCCTCTTCGGCTATTGAAACCTCGCCGGAATGGTCGCCCGATGGAACCAAAATCGCCTATTTTTCAGATAAGGGGCACACGCAAAAATACAGTATTTGGATCTATGACCTGAGAACAGGCCGAAATACAGAATTGGTTTCCAATGTAAATTTAAACGACAGCCGCAACAAAGGCCCGCAATGGGTGGGCAATAGCGGCCTGTTGTATGTAGCTAATGACATTCAGCTAAAAGACCCTCTGATGTATTACCATATCCCGACCCAAAAAGCCATACAATTGCCCACGGGAACGGCCAGCAACTTAGATATCTCCGTTGTGCCGATTGGAAATGGCACCTATCGCGTGGCATTCACCAGCCGCGGGAGCGTTGAAAATAAAGACGAATTGATCTGGACTAAAATTTATGTAATGGATTTAACCATAGAGCTATAA